From the Paenibacillus sp. MMS20-IR301 genome, the window GTCCGCAGACGATGGCCTTACCGGACTCCGCTGGTGCAGAATCAGCATGAAATCATAGAAGCTGCGCCGCTGCAGCCAATCCTGGCATCCGTAATCGCTTAACCTCTCTATAAATAAACGGAGCTCAAGCTCCGGTCCCTTATCCAGCTCCTGTATTAACAGCTCCATAATTTCCGCAAAAAACGCTCCCCTCTGCAGGGTGAACTGCAGCCCGCTTTGCTCATCCGCAGCTTCCAGAAATCCCTCTTCCCGTGGTTCCAGCTCACCTGTGCCGGTAACATTCTGCTCTGCAAACAACGTCAGCGGTGACCACACACGGCTCTGCCCGAGACCCATAAATGGAGAGACGATGCCTCTCATCGATTCCAGCGGAAGCGGCAGTCCCAGTACAACCCCGGCTACATCCTGTTCGAAATTGAAGGAGCTAAGGCCTGTGTAATATAGCGATTCCTTAGCAGAATACAGCGCCTGATTCTTCAAGTCCATGCTCTTCTGCAGTAACCCCGAATGTTCAGCATGTACTTTCTCCAGTTCACTGGCGATCCGCAAAATGTACTCATACGCCCGCCCCTGCTTGTCCGGATTATTGTCAGCATACAGCCGTGTCCGCGTTTCTTTCACAAATTGCCTCAGCTCAGCAAATTCGTCATTTTCTCGCTGCAGCCTGGTGTAGATATCATCCAGCAGTCCGCTATAACGCTTCAGCGTCTCCTCTGATACGATACTGCGCTTAATCTCATGCTCCAGCTTCAGCATACGCTCCTGCAAAGATTCGACGTCGACGCGCATTTCATTGATCTGGCGCAGTGCTCCCTGAAATTCGCCCTTCTCAAGCTGCTTCCGCAGAACCAGTTGATGAATGGACAGCTGAAATTCCGAATAGAATTCCTTCGTCGCGAACACCAGCTCCAGCCCGTCTTCATCCAGTGCATAATATTGCGTATTACTCTTCACATCAAAAGCATTCGCCCGCAGGATTGAAGTATATACGGTTTGGCGTTCCCGGGATTCCCAATTGAAGAAGGAGAACTCACGTTTCTTGCCGGACGCCGGCCGGAAGATTTGAATAATATCACGCGCCAGTTCCTCACCTTTCGCACTATCCACCTGCAGCTTATCATCCATAATGCGCAGCAGATACAGTGCCAGATCTTTGGCACCTGCCTTTGAATTTCTGACCAGCTTCTGTTCGAAGAAGAACAGCAGCGTAAGGAGGCCCAGCTCCATCATATCAATCGGCTGGCCGTTGGCGTCGGTCTGCTTTTTCCGCTGCAATTCAAATAAAGGGTCAAACAGTGCCACCTTCGACATTCGTTCCTGAAATCCGGAAAGCGCGCCTTCTAGTTCAAATCTGTCCATTGCTTCCATGCTCCGCTCCCCCATATATGCTGCAGCTCGTGAGTCATCAACGTTTCCTGCGGATAATAGCTGCCGGAACTTAAGGTATTTTCAATCTGCCCCT encodes:
- a CDS encoding replicative DNA helicase, which translates into the protein MDRFELEGALSGFQERMSKVALFDPLFELQRKKQTDANGQPIDMMELGLLTLLFFFEQKLVRNSKAGAKDLALYLLRIMDDKLQVDSAKGEELARDIIQIFRPASGKKREFSFFNWESRERQTVYTSILRANAFDVKSNTQYYALDEDGLELVFATKEFYSEFQLSIHQLVLRKQLEKGEFQGALRQINEMRVDVESLQERMLKLEHEIKRSIVSEETLKRYSGLLDDIYTRLQRENDEFAELRQFVKETRTRLYADNNPDKQGRAYEYILRIASELEKVHAEHSGLLQKSMDLKNQALYSAKESLYYTGLSSFNFEQDVAGVVLGLPLPLESMRGIVSPFMGLGQSRVWSPLTLFAEQNVTGTGELEPREEGFLEAADEQSGLQFTLQRGAFFAEIMELLIQELDKGPELELRLFIERLSDYGCQDWLQRRSFYDFMLILHQRSPVRPSSADVSEEKSGLDKVFGLLGGRVLLVEEAAGLAMAGARYQIQNMKLKWEDR